The genomic segment CTTGAAGTCGGCCGGGTATTCGACCTATATGGCCGGCAAATGGCATGTCGGCGGGGACTTTCCGATGCGGACCTGGCGCGAGAAAGCCCGCATCGGCGAGGCCGGATATCCGACTCCGCGCCAGCGCGGATTCGACCGCTTTTACGGGATCCTGACCGGCGCGGGCAATTACTTCGACCCGCACACCCTAATGCGCGACGATGAACTCACCGAAATCGAATACGGAGATTACTACCTAACCGACGCGATCGCCGCCAACGCAGCCGACTACATCCGGGCGCACTCCGGGGACAGCCCCTTTTTTCTCTACACAGCCTTTACCGCTCCCCATTGGCCACTGCACGCGCTCGAAGAGGACATAGAACGCTACCGCGGGCGCTACCGGATCGGCTGGGAGGAACTGCGCCAACGTCGCCACGAAGAGCTAAACGGGATGGGAATCCTGTCCGAGACCTGGGATATTTCTCCGCGCGACCCCGCGGCCCCGGCCTGGGAGGACGTATCCGACAAGGACTGGGAAGACGCCCGCATGGCCGTATATGCGGCGATGATCGACCGCATGGACCAGGGAATCGGCAAGATCCTGGATGCGGTGCGCGCATCAGGCCAGTGGGACAACACCCTGATCATGTTCCTCTCCGACAACGGAGGCTGCGCTGAATTCCTGCGAGAAGACGGAATTCCCGACGCCGCCCCGCGGCAGACCCGGCTGGGCGATCAGATCCGGGTCGGCAATCACGCGGGGTTAGTCCCCGGGCCCGAATCGACCTGGCTCAGCTACGACAGGCCCTGGGCCAACGCCTCCTGCACGCCCTTCCGGCTCTACAAGCACTACACCCACGAGGGCGGGATCTCCACCCCGTTCATTGCTCATTGGCCAGGCACCATAGAGCCCGGCGCGATCGGCCACCAGCCGGCCTGGGTCGGAGATTTCATGCCCACGTTTCTGGACGCGGCTGGCGGAAAGTACCCGAGCGAGCACGAAGGCAACCCGATCGCCCCGGTTCGCGGCGAGAGTTTCCTGCCGGCGCTTACTGGAGGATCAATCGGCCGCCAGCGTCCAATCTTCTGGGAACACGAGGACAACCGCGCGGTGCGCCACGGGCGCTGGAAGCTGGTTGCCCACCACGGGCGAGACTGGGAACTCTACGACCTGGCCCGGGATCGCACCGAGCTATGCGACATGGCCGCCGTCAACCCCCGCCAACGCGACTCGATGCTCGACGCCTATCAGCGATGGGCCGACCAGGTCGGGGTCAGCGATTGGAGCCAGTTAATCGCCCTGCCGCAAGCCGCCCGCTACCGCGAGTGGCTTTGACCGGCAATCAAGTCGGCGAGATCAACCGCGCCCGGAAAGTCATTCATCCGGCAGACTCGTCCAATCAAATCAGCGGGGAGCCGGCCGGTCCAGCTTTCTGCGATCGTTCCGCGCCGCCAGCCATGACCGCGCCCCGGCGGCGCCCGCGCCGAGCACGATCACGGATGGCAAGGGGGTTGGAATCGCGGTAAGCAGGGCCACCAAAATCCCCTTTCCGACCGCAACTCCAAGGTCGTCGCGTGGCGACCCCCGCACCTGAATCAGAGCAATCGCGATGCCCAGGGCGGCCCCGACCGGGACCGAAACTACCCAACCCGTTCCCAGCGTCGCGGACGTTGCACCAAAAAGCATGACGTCGACCGCAATTACGCCTGCGGCTGCCACCGGGTGAAGCCCGAATAGTCTCAGCATCGAACCGCCCATGTGCGAGCCATCAGATACCGCCCCTTCCCGGCAACTTGCCAAATTTTCGAAAACCGCGCCCGTAAACCGGGTAGGGCCGCGTTCCGCGCGCTCCCCGATGCCGAAAATGGCACCCGGCGGCACATCCGACATTCAAATACGCTGTCGCAACATGTCCAAGCGGGGGCACTTTCGGTCATGGCCAATCAAAATCCCACCGGCGCCGCGGCCCGGCCAAACATCATCCTGATCATGGCCGATGACATGGGCTACTCCGATATCGGCTGCTTCGGATCGGAGATTGCAACTCCCAACCTCGACGCGCTGGCGGCCGGCGGGATGCGGTTCTCGCAGTTCTACAACTACGCCCGCTGCTGCCCGACGCGGGCCGCCCTGCTGACCGGGCTGGCCCCGCACGAGGCCGGTATCGGACACATGTCGGTCGCGCTGGGGCCGCCCCAGTACCAGGGATACCTGAACCGCAGCTGCGTGACCCTGGCCGAAGCTCTAAAGCCGGCCGGCTATTCCACGTACATGGCCGGCAAATGGCACGTCGGCGGCGACTATCCCTGCAGCACCTGGCGTGACGTGATCCCCAGCATCGGAGACGACTCCCACCCCACGCCGCGGCAGCGCGGCTTTGACCGCTTCTACGGGATCCTGGCCGGCTCGGGCAACTTCTTCGATCCGCATTCCCTGATGCGCGATGACGAGATCTGCGACATTGAATACCCAGGCTACTACTTCACCGACGCCATCGCCGAGAACGCGGCCGCCTTCGTTAGCGAACACTCGGGCGAGAACCCGTACCTGCTTTACGCCAGCTTCACCGCTCCACATTGGCCGCTGCATGCCCTGGAAGAAGACATCGCCCGCTACCGCGGGCGCTACCGGATCGGCTGGGACGAACTGCGCAGGCGGCGCCACGAGGAGCTCAACGGGATGGGAATCCTGTCCGAGACCTGGGACATCACCCCCCGGGATCCCATCGCCCCGGCCTGGGAGGACGTTTCCGACAAGGACTGGGAGGACGCGCGCATGGCCGTGTACGCGGCCCAGGTCGATCGCATGGACCAGGGGATCGGCAAGATCCTGGACGCGGTGCGCGCTTCCGGCCAGTGGGACAACACTCTGATCATGTTCCTGTCCGACAACGGCGGTTGCGCTGAGATGCTCCGCGAAGACGGCATCCCCGACACCGCCCCGGCCCGCACCCGCGACGGACGCGCGGTCAAATCGGGCAACGTTCCCGGACTCATGCCGGGCCCGGAGACCACCTACATGAGCTACGACCTGCCCTGGGCTAATGCCTCCTGCTCTCCTTTCCGGCTCTACAAGCACTACACCCACGAGGGCGGGATCGCCACTCCGTTCGTGGCCCACTGGCCCGACGTGATCGAACCCGGTTCGATCGGCCACCAGCCGGCCTGGGTGGGCGATTTCATGCCCACGTTCCTGGCCGCGGCCGGTCAGCAGTATCCGAGCGAGTACGACGGTAATGCGATCACCCCGGTGCGCGGGGAGAGTTTCCTGCCGGCGCTGTCTGGACAACCGATCGGCCGGGAGCGGCCGATCATCATCGAGCACGAGAACAACTGCGCGGTGCGCGACGGGGACTGGAAGCTGGTCAACCGCCATCCTGGCGGGTGGGAACTCTACGACATGGCCGCCGACCGCACCGAGTTGTGCGACATCTCCGAGTCGAACCCGGCGACGCGCGACCGTCTCGTCGACGCATATTCGCAGTGGGCCCAAGACGTCGGCGTCGGCGACTACGACGCGCTGATCGCATCGCCCCAGGCGGCCCGTTTCCGTCGCTGGACCGAGGACCAGGGTTAGGAGCAAACCGTTGTGAAAGACATTGCCCCGGCGGGGATTCGCGCGCTCACTTTCGACGTCTTCGGCACGGTCGTCGACTGGCGCACGTCGGTGGCCGAAGCCGGCCGCCAGCTGGCCCGTCGCCACGGGATCGACCTTGACGCGAACGAGTTCGCCGAAAAATGGCGCTCGGGTTATTCGGGCAAGCTGGCGGAGGTAAATTCCGGGCAGCGCCCGCGCGAGCGCCTCAACGACCTGCACCGCGAGATCCTGGCCGAGGTCGCCCCCGCGTTCGGACTGGACCACCTGCCGGACGCCGAGTTGGACCGCCTCAACCTGGTATGGCACCACCTGCGCGCCTGGCCGGACTCGGCGCACGGACTCTGGCGGCTGCGCCAGCGCTACCTGGTCTGTGCGTTATCCAACGGCGACAGCGACATGCTCGCCACGATGGGTAAATTCGCCAGACTCGGCTGGGACATGGTGATCTCGGTCGAGATGGCCAACTCCTACAAGCCGGAACCGGCCGCATACAACAAGGCGATCGAACTGGTCGGCGCGCAGCGGCCCGACCAGGTGCTGATGGTGGCCGCGCATGCAAACGACCTGGAGGCGGCCCGTTCCTGCGGGATGCGCACCGCGTTCGTGCACCGTCCAACCGAATGGGGACCGGGCAAGGAGCCCGACGACGGCTCCGGGTTCGACCTCGAGGTGCCCGACCTGGTGGCCCTGGCGGAGGAACTGGGCATCTGAACCGGGAGCCCGGCATCTTTATCTAGAACCTAGAATCGCCCACGGCGCGACCGCGCTCGGCGGTCCCGCGGTTTAAGTCGATAACGCACATCGAGGGTTGGGATAGAGATGGCGGAGGAATACGAAAAGGGCTTGGACATCCGCCAGCGGGCGAGCCTGGCGAATTCGGGTGGATTGATCGACTTCGTCATCGCCAACAAGTACAAGACCGTCCTGTGGCTGGTCGTAACCGTGGCGATGATCACCCTCTGGGTGACGGCCACCGAGACGATGGCCGGAATCTTCCTGACGATCGCCCAGTTCCTGCTTGGCGCGGCGTTCATGATCGTCCAGTTCGCGGCCCTGTTCCTCTTCCTGGGACGCGGCCGGATCTACTGGGTCCAACCCGGTGAAACCGGCGTCACATTCACTGACTACCGCGGCAACGACCAGATCCTGGAGGTCGCGCGCCGGGTCGTGACCATCCTGAGGGGCCAGAGCGACGTGCGCCAGATGGGCGGCACCTACACTGCCGGCCTGCTGCTGGAAGGCCCGCCCGGTTCGGGCAAGAGTTACCTGGCCCAGGCCATGGCTACCGAAGCCGGACTGCCGTTCGCCTACGCCTCCGCACCCGGTTTTTCGAACATGTTCTTCGGCGTCGGCAACCTGCGCGTGATGATGCTCTACTCCAAAGCCCGCAAGATGGCCAAGAAACACGGCGGGGCGATCGTATTCATCGACGAGATCGACGCCATCGGCATGGCCCGCTCGGCGCAGACCTCCGGGCAGGGATCAGGCACCGTCGGGGGCCTTTTCGGAAACCCCGGGATGATGATCCTGAACGAACTCCTGCTGCAGATGGACCCGCCCAATTTCGACAACGACTGGCGGGCCCGACTGCTGCGCCGCCTCGGCCTGAAAAAAGAGCGCGCCACGCCGCCCCCGGTGCTGACGGTAGGGGCAACCAACCTGGCCCATACCCTCGACCAGGCGCTTTTGCGGCCGGGCCGTTTCGACCGCAAGATCCACATCGACTTCCCGGACTTTGACGGTCGCAAGGACATCATCGCCTACTACCTGGCCAAGGTCCGCCACGAGCAGATGCCGCTGGACCGGATGGCCAACGACACCATCCGCTATTCGCCGGTCGGGATCAAGCACCTGGTCAACGAGGCGGTAATCCACGCCCACTTCGACGGGCGCGACGCCATCAACTACGCCGACTTCACGCGGGCCCGCGAGGACCATGAATACGGTCTGCGCGAGCCGATCCGCAACATGTCGCAGGATGAGCGCCGCCGGATCGCCTACCACGAGGCCGGCCACGCCATCGCCCAGGTAAAGCTACTGCCGCACCACCGCATCGCCAAAGTGACGATCATCCGCCACGGCGATGCGCTCGGATTCGCTGCGGCCAAACCGCTCGAGGAGCGCTACACCCTGGTGCGCGAGGAGGCGTTGGCCCACATCCAGATCTCGCTGGCATCGCGCGCCGCCGAGGAGCTTTTCCTCGGAACCCGCATGAGCGGGGTCTCGGGCGACCTGCACCATGCGACCCAGACCGCCTATTTCATGCTCACCCAGTGGGGCATGGACGGTGGTCTTTTCTCCTACGCCCCCTGGGGCGGCGGCCAGCTCGATCCGGAGACCAAGACCCGCATCGAGCAGGTGCTCGAGCAGGAATTTAAGAAATCCAAGACCCTGCTGACGACCTACGCCGGAGCGGTCCACGAGATAGCCGAGGGGCTGCTGGAAAGCGACGAACTGGACGGCCAGGACGTTATCGACATCATCGCCAAGCACGACGACCTGCTGGCATCCGGGCGCGGACCGCGGGTTCTGCCCGAATACGCGCTGATGGGCGCCGGTGGTATTGGCGGTCCGGCACCGCAGCTAATCGCCCCCAACGGGTCCAACGGCGCCAATGGATCAAATGGCTCGGCCGAGCCCGCCGAGGCCGATGCGGCTGACTCGGAAGAAGGGCGCGACCCGCCCCAATAACCGGCCGTCCGCGCCCACGGAGTCCGGCTGCGCAATTGGGCAAGAATGGTTCGTTGCGCCGGCCCGGGCCGGCCGATTCGGTATTGCGCTAGCGGCGCAGCGTGTCGGGGAGGGATGAAACGGTGGCAGAGGCTGGTCAATCCGGGGAACCGACCGGAGCCGAAACGCCCGTATCAGTGCTGGCGCTTGGCGCCTGGTCGCGCCACGGTCGCGGCGCCGAACTCTGGTGGGACCTGGTCTCGCTCAATCCGGACGAGCTTTCCGACTTTTCTATTCACAGTTGTCCCTACGGTTTCAACTTCGACGAGCAAGCCGTTCCGCCGTACGAGCTGCCTGAGCTACTTGAAATGGCCGACGGGGAGAAGGTGGAGACCCCTCAGCAATGGACGGCCCGACGCGCCGAGTTGCTCAATCTGTTCACCGATCAGATGTTCGGCGCAGCCCCGCCGCCCCCCGACAAGGTCCGATTCAGGGTCCTGGAACAGGATGCCAACGCCCTCGGCGGCCTGGCCCACCGCAAGCAGGTAAGGATCGACTTTTCTGCCGACCCGGACGGCCCGGGCATGGAACTTCTGCTCTACACCCCCGCTGGGAACGACGCTCCGGTGGCGACATTCCTGGGCCTTAACTTCCGTGGCAACCATGGAGTGCACGATGACCCGGCGATCCGCCGCCCGAGCGGCTGGGTGCTCCCTACCCCCGACCGGAACGTCGAAGCCCGCGGCCAATCGGCGCCGCGCTGGCAACTGGAGAACGTGCTGCTGCGTGGCTACGGTCTCGCGACCGCCTGCTACGGAGACATAGATCCCGACTTTGACGACGGATTCAAGAATGGAATCCACCGTCTATTCCCACCCCGTACGCCTTCGGATTGGGGCAGCATCGCCTCCTGGGCGTGGGGGCTGAGCCGGGCCCTCGACTACCTCGAGCTGGACGCTGCCGTCGACGCGTCCCGGGTGGCCGTCATGGGCCACTCTCGCTTGGGCAAGACCGCGCTCTGGGCGGGAGTAACCGACGAGCGCTTCGCGCTGGTGATCCCGATCAACTCCGGCGGCTGCGGGGCGGCCCTTTCGCGGCACATTTCCGGGGAAACGGTCGAGATCTGCAACGTGCGATTCCCGCACTGGTTCTGCGGGAACTACAAGGCCTACAACGGACGCGAGAACGAAATGCCGTTCGACCAGCACATGCTCCTGGCCCTGGTCGCGCCGAGACCCGTGTACGTGGCCAGCGGAGAGGACGATGTCTGGGCCGACCCGCACGGTGAGTTCCTGGCGACCCGCGAGGCCGGCCCGGCCTACGAGCTGCTCGGCAAACGCGGGCTCAGGGTAACCGAACGGCCACCGGTCGATGAACCGGTCATGCACGACGTCGGCTACCACGTGCGAACTGGCGGGCACGCCGTCACCGAATACGACTGGCGGTGCTTTCTGGACTTTGCCGACATGCACCTATCCGTCGAGTAGGCTGCCGGTTGGGAATCGCAGCCCGGTGCTAGGGATATACGCCGCGCAGTCGCGCGGCATCGGCGACCCGCCGGACGGCCACCGCCCACGCGGCATCGCGCAGGGTGCAGCCGTCGTCTTCGGCCAACGCCCGCACCTGACGGTAGGCCTGCCGCAAATGGCGATCTAGTTCGGTCACGATCCGTTTGCGGTCCCAGAAGAACTGCTGCAGCCCCTGCACCCACTCGAAATAAGACACCGTGACTCCACCGGAGTTGGCCAGTATGTCGGGCAGCACGGTAATTCCGCGCTCGCGCAGGATCCGATCGCCTTCAAAGTCGACCGGGCCATTGGCGCCCTCCACGATCAGACCCGCGCGAACTGACTCGCTGTTGTCGGCGTGAATCTGGCCCTCCAGGGCGGCCGGGAGCAGCAGGTCCACGTCCAGGGCCAGCAATTCGGCATTGCTGATGGCATCCGAACCGTCAAGGCCGGGCACCATTCCCGCCTCGGCCATGTGCCGCTCCAGACGGTCCACGTCGATTCCGCGCGGATCGTAGATCCCGCCTTGCACATCGCTGATTGCCACCACCTTGAATCCGCCGGCCGAAAACTGCCGGGCAGCGCCGAACCCGACGTTGCCGGCGCCCTGGATGGCCACCGTCATCCCGTCGCCGCACTTTCCGTTGCTGGCCAGGTGCTCGCGGGTGCAGTGCAGGATTCCCAGCGGGGTCGCCCCCGCCCGGCCGACCGACCCGCCCACTTCGACCGGTTTCCCGGTCACGACCGCCGGAACGGAGTAGCCACGGTGCATGGAGATCGTGTCCATGATCCAGGCCATCACCTGGGCGTCGGTCCCCACGTCGGGCGCCGGGATGTCCATTTCCGGCCCGATGAGCGGGATTATTTCGGTAGCGTAACGGCGTGTCAGGTTTTCGAGCTCGACCTTCGAGAGCCGAGCCGGATCGACCGCCACGCCGCCCTTGGCGCCGCCGAAGGGCAAGCCCACGAGTGCGCATTTCCAGGTCATCAGCATGGCCAGCGCCCGCACCTCGCCCGCGTCGGTCTCAGGGTGGTAGCGTAGTCCGCCCTTGGCCGGTCCGAGGAAGATGTTGTGATGAACCCGATAACCGCGGAACACCTCTACGGTCCCGTCGTCCATCTCGACCGGGAAATTCACGGTCAGTTCGCGCTTAATCGCGCGCAACCTGCGCCGCAGGTTCTCGTCCAAATCGATGCGGTCGGCCGCCGCATCAAACTGCGCCAGTGCAGATTCAAGCGGACCCATCGTCCACCTCCCCCTAACCCCGTTGTTAGTTGGTAATACGAGTTTAGATTTTTAATGGGTTTACCCGCGGTCTCCGCCAGCTTCGCAAGGACCTGATCCAGGGTGTGTGGAATAGTCGGTTACTGCGGCCCGCAGGCGGCTGCGCCGGTCGTGATAGAAGGCCTGCGGCGGCTCGAATACCGGGGCTACGATTCGGCCGGAGTGGCTTTTCCCAACGGATCCGATCTGCAGGTAATTCGGCGGGTCGGCAAGCTGGCGAACCTGGTGGCGGCGGTACACGAACAGCCGATCGCCGCCAATTCCGGAATCGGGCATACCCGCTGGGCCACTCATGGACGGCCCAACATCCCCAACGCCCATCCGCACACCGACAGCAGCGGCCGGGTGGCGGTCGTGCACAACGGAATCATCGACAACTTCCGGCCGTTGCGCGCCGAGCTGGCCGAGGAAGGCGTAGTTTTTGCGTCCGAGACCGACACCGAGGTAATCGTCCACCTGATTGCGCGCGAGCTGCGGCAAGGAGCCGGATTCGCCAGGGCGGTGCAGCGCACCACCGCCCGCCTTTCGGGGAGCTTTGCGTTCATCGCACTCTGGGCCAGCGAGCCGGACGTGATCATGGCCGCGCGCCAGTACAGCCCGCTGGCGATCGGGGTCGGCGAGGGCGAGAACCTCATCGCCTCCGACGTTCCCGCGTTGATCCCCCACACCCGCCGAATAATGCACCTCGAAAACGGCGACGTCGCCCGGATTAGCCGCTCCGCGATCGAAGTCTGGGGGCCCGACGGGCCGGTCCGGCGTGAAATCTCCCACGCCCCCTGGACCCCGGCCCTGGCCGAGCGCGGCACATACCGGCACTTCATGCAGAAGGAGATTTTCGAGCAGCCGCGGGCCCTGGCCGACACGCTCCAGGGACGGATACTGGCCGGCCGGTCCCGTGTCGAGCTCGGCGGCCTGGCCGAACTCGCCGTGCCGCCGGCCGAGATCGAGCGGGTCCTGCTGCTGGCCTGCGGAACCTCGCTGCACGCCGCCCTGGTCGGCCGGCATTACCTGGAGAACATCGCCGGGGTGCCGGCCGAGATCGAAAACGCGGCCGAATTCCAGCACCGACCGGTCCCGCCCGGTTCCCGCACCCTGGTGGTGGCGGTTTCCCAGTCCGGCGAAACCTTCGACACCCTGCAGGCGGTTGCGGCGATTGATGGCGAGCCCGCCCTGCTGGCGTTGACCAACGTTCCCGGGTCGTCGCTGGCCCGCGCCGCCCAGGCCACGATCAGCACCCGCGCCGGGCCGGAAATCGGGGTCGCCTCGACCAAGACCTACGTCGCTTCGATGGCGCTGCTGTACCTGCTGGCGGTCTCGCTTGGACAGGCCCGCGGCCATCTCGCCAAAGAAGACGCCGCCCGGCTCCTCCAGGACATCGCCGAACTCCCCAAGCAGCTTGACCGGCTGCTGGAGCTGGACCGCCAGGCCGAGCAGATCGCCCATCCCCTTGAGAGGGTCGAGCACGTTTTCTTCATCGGCCGCGGCACCATGCACGCCACCGCCCTGGAGGGGGCCCTGAAACTCAAGGAGCTCAGTTACATCCATGCCGAGGGTTACCCCGCCGGCGAGCTCAAACACGGACCGATCGCCCTCATCACCCATCGCGTGCCGACCGTGGTCCTGGCGCCTTCAAACGACATGCGATCCAAGATGATCTCCAACCTCGAGGAGGTCAAGAGCCGCGACGGGCCGGTCCTCGCGCTTGGCACCGCGGGCGACGGCGAATTGGCCCGCCGTGCCGACTGGATGTTTGAGTTGCCGGAACTGCCGAGGTTGCTCAACCCCATCGGTTACGTCCTGCCGCTCCAGCTCCTGGCCTATCACATTGCCGTGCGCCGCGGCTGCGACGTCGATCAGCCCCGCAACCTGGCCAAGACCGTAACGGTTGAGTAAAGCCGAAGCCGGTCGCCGAATCCCGCCCGGGAGCGGCCGCAGACGCCTGCTCCGGGCCGCCGTCCTGCTATCGGTTTTTTGCCTGCTGACGGCCTGTGGCGAGCCGTCGCCGCCGCCGAGTCCGGACCCCGGACCGGCTGCCGCACCGGTCGCCCCGACGACCGCAGGCGGCGGCGATCCCAATCGACCCGGCGCCCAGCCGACTGTTCCGGCGACCACCCCCACCGCGCCCGCAACACCCGGTCCCGAGGCTGCCGACGAACCGTTGCCGGACGGCGCGGAGTCCGCGGAAGGCACGGCCCGGCAACCTCCGCAGGCAACATGCAGCACCCAGGTACCGACGCCGTGCGAATTTGCAATCCGGCAGGTGGAAGTCCGCAGCGCCGGCGGCCGGATCGTCGAACTCAGCGTCGAGATCGCCGATTCGCCCGAACTCCGGTCCCGCGGCCTGATGTTCCGCAGCACGCTCGGCGATGACGAGGGCATGCTGTTCGAATTTTCCAGCGACACCAGCGGCGGATTCTGGATGCGCAATACGTACCTGGGCCTCGATATCGCCTTCCTTGACGCCGACGGAGTCGTCCTGACGGTCCTGCCGGGCGAACCCGAGAGTCTCGAGTCCATCAACCCCGGGCAACCCTACCGGTACGCGCTCGAAGTCAACCGCGGCTGGTTCGCAAGCATGGGATTTGGCCCCGGCGACCGGGTGACGGTCGGTGGAGTGCCGCCGCCGGAACCGCCGCTGCCGACACCGGCACCGACTGCGATTCCGATTGAACCGGGTGCCGCCGCGCTGCTCAATGAGCTCGACGTTAAACCCGAACACGACGCCGAATACGACCGCGACGACTGGCCGCACTGGAGCGATCTCGACCGCGACGGCTGCAACACCCGCTGCGAGGTACTGGCGGCCGAACGTCTTCCCGACGGCAGCTGGTATTCGGTGTTTGACGGGCGCTCCACCACCGTCGCACGCGAATTCGACATCGACCACCTGGTCCCGTTGGCCGAGGCGCACGAGTCAGGCGGCTGGGAGTGGGACCGCTCGACCAGTCAGCGTTTTGCCAACGACGAGACCTACGCCCACTCGCTGATCGCGGTCTCGGCGTCATCCAACCGCTCCAAGGGCAAAAAGGACCCGGGCGAATGGTTGCCTCCCGATGCGGGCAGCCACTGCTTCTACGCCGATGCCTGGGTCCGGGTCAAGCACCGCTGGTCGCTGAGCGTGGACGTAAACGAGTTGATCGCGCTGGGGCGCATTCTGACTAATTGCCCGGAAACTGGCCCCACCCCGGAGACCCCGACTCAAGAAACGACCGCCACCCGGCCGCCGCCGGATGCCGAGCCGCCGGCTGTCGACAACGCCGGCGCGCTATCCCTGGCCAGCTGCGACGCCGGCGGTGAATTGGTGGTCATCACCGGGCCGGCCGGGTTTGAGCTGGCGGGCTGGACTATTTCCGACGAGGGAAGGCGCAACGAACACACGTTTGCACCCGGTACCCAGATCCCGGCTTCGGGGTCGCTGGTGGTCGCATCCGGCCGCGCCAGCGGCGACGTCAAACCCTGGGGAGGACGCAACGTCTGGAACAACGACGGTGACACCGCAACCCTTGATGGCCCGGACGCCGCCCCGGTTTCGCTGCCCTGCACCTGACCGCGGCCGGGGCCGCAGCTATTTGAGGCGCGACCGCCAATTCACGCCGGCCTGCCAGCCCAGCAGGTCCATCGCCCGCTGCGAGCTGATGACCGCCACGTTGGCCGGATGGGGTCCACCCCGAAGGGTTGCCTCGGGATAGTGCTCCGCCATCAATTCGGCGGTCGGCTCGTCCATGTACGTATCCGGGGCCGTGGCGTACACCGCATGGGTCCCCCGGAGGGGCGCTTCGATCGCCGCGAGCAGGGCATCGGCAGCGTCTTCGACCGCAACGTAGGACCAGAGCTGGTGCGCCCCCAAACCGGTGGCGGGCCGCAGAGGGGCTACCACCTTTTCCCAGGCGTCGGCGTAGATGATGCGGCAAAAGCGAAAGCTGACCGAGTCAATCTCACAGCGACGCTGGTAGGCCTGGGCAATCTGTTCGGCGGCCAGCTTGCTTAGGCCGTAACCGTCCTGGGGGCGCAACGGATGGTCCTCGGTAATCGGGTACCAGTCCGGTCCGTGGCGCCGATAGGCAAAGCTGAACCCCAGGGTCGACTCGCTCGAAGCCTGCGCCACGCGCCCGATCCCGAGCAGGCGCGCCGCCTCGAAAACGTTCATCGTCATGCGCGTGTTCCGACCGTATACCTCGGGGGCGGAGTCCCACCGCGGGTGCGTTATCGCAGCCAGGTGAATCACGGCTTCGGCCCCGTCGAGTGCCGCGGTCACCTGTCCCAGGTCGCAAACGTCGGCGCGGCGCAATTCGGCGCCCGAACCGACCCGCAGCAGCCGCTGCAGGTCGCTGTCGACCGCGATCGGGGTGTGCCCGCGCGCGGCGGCGTGGGCGCAGACTACCTCGCCAACCCGGCCGGCGCCCCCCGTGACTGCGATATTCATTTCATGGTCCTCAAATTCCGAGCGGGCGTCCCGGCCTCAGATTAGGGTTCGGCGGCTAGGGCCGGCCAGATTGCGCGCAGCTCGGCGCCGGCCAGCGCCCCGACCCGCCGGATCCGCGGCGGATCGACCGTCAGGTCAACCACGCTGGAGGGCTCCCCTAGCCGGCACCGGCCGGGCAGGATCCAGTCGACCACCGAACCCAGCTCGGCCCGCACCGCCGACGGCGAAGTCAGCGCCGGGCTGCCGCTGCGATTGGCGCTGGTGCCGATGATCCCGGTCGGGAGCCGATCGAGCAGGGCCAACAGGTCCCCGTGGTCTGGCACCCGCAGGC from the Chloroflexota bacterium genome contains:
- a CDS encoding arylsulfatase; protein product: MADDMGFSDIGCFGSEIATPNLDSLAAGGMRFSQFYNYARCCPTRAALLTGLYPHETGIGHMAINLAPPHYQGFLNRNCITLAEALKSAGYSTYMAGKWHVGGDFPMRTWREKARIGEAGYPTPRQRGFDRFYGILTGAGNYFDPHTLMRDDELTEIEYGDYYLTDAIAANAADYIRAHSGDSPFFLYTAFTAPHWPLHALEEDIERYRGRYRIGWEELRQRRHEELNGMGILSETWDISPRDPAAPAWEDVSDKDWEDARMAVYAAMIDRMDQGIGKILDAVRASGQWDNTLIMFLSDNGGCAEFLREDGIPDAAPRQTRLGDQIRVGNHAGLVPGPESTWLSYDRPWANASCTPFRLYKHYTHEGGISTPFIAHWPGTIEPGAIGHQPAWVGDFMPTFLDAAGGKYPSEHEGNPIAPVRGESFLPALTGGSIGRQRPIFWEHEDNRAVRHGRWKLVAHHGRDWELYDLARDRTELCDMAAVNPRQRDSMLDAYQRWADQVGVSDWSQLIALPQAARYREWL
- a CDS encoding arylsulfatase; the encoded protein is MANQNPTGAAARPNIILIMADDMGYSDIGCFGSEIATPNLDALAAGGMRFSQFYNYARCCPTRAALLTGLAPHEAGIGHMSVALGPPQYQGYLNRSCVTLAEALKPAGYSTYMAGKWHVGGDYPCSTWRDVIPSIGDDSHPTPRQRGFDRFYGILAGSGNFFDPHSLMRDDEICDIEYPGYYFTDAIAENAAAFVSEHSGENPYLLYASFTAPHWPLHALEEDIARYRGRYRIGWDELRRRRHEELNGMGILSETWDITPRDPIAPAWEDVSDKDWEDARMAVYAAQVDRMDQGIGKILDAVRASGQWDNTLIMFLSDNGGCAEMLREDGIPDTAPARTRDGRAVKSGNVPGLMPGPETTYMSYDLPWANASCSPFRLYKHYTHEGGIATPFVAHWPDVIEPGSIGHQPAWVGDFMPTFLAAAGQQYPSEYDGNAITPVRGESFLPALSGQPIGRERPIIIEHENNCAVRDGDWKLVNRHPGGWELYDMAADRTELCDISESNPATRDRLVDAYSQWAQDVGVGDYDALIASPQAARFRRWTEDQG
- a CDS encoding haloacid dehalogenase type II, with the protein product MKDIAPAGIRALTFDVFGTVVDWRTSVAEAGRQLARRHGIDLDANEFAEKWRSGYSGKLAEVNSGQRPRERLNDLHREILAEVAPAFGLDHLPDAELDRLNLVWHHLRAWPDSAHGLWRLRQRYLVCALSNGDSDMLATMGKFARLGWDMVISVEMANSYKPEPAAYNKAIELVGAQRPDQVLMVAAHANDLEAARSCGMRTAFVHRPTEWGPGKEPDDGSGFDLEVPDLVALAEELGI
- a CDS encoding AAA family ATPase: MAEEYEKGLDIRQRASLANSGGLIDFVIANKYKTVLWLVVTVAMITLWVTATETMAGIFLTIAQFLLGAAFMIVQFAALFLFLGRGRIYWVQPGETGVTFTDYRGNDQILEVARRVVTILRGQSDVRQMGGTYTAGLLLEGPPGSGKSYLAQAMATEAGLPFAYASAPGFSNMFFGVGNLRVMMLYSKARKMAKKHGGAIVFIDEIDAIGMARSAQTSGQGSGTVGGLFGNPGMMILNELLLQMDPPNFDNDWRARLLRRLGLKKERATPPPVLTVGATNLAHTLDQALLRPGRFDRKIHIDFPDFDGRKDIIAYYLAKVRHEQMPLDRMANDTIRYSPVGIKHLVNEAVIHAHFDGRDAINYADFTRAREDHEYGLREPIRNMSQDERRRIAYHEAGHAIAQVKLLPHHRIAKVTIIRHGDALGFAAAKPLEERYTLVREEALAHIQISLASRAAEELFLGTRMSGVSGDLHHATQTAYFMLTQWGMDGGLFSYAPWGGGQLDPETKTRIEQVLEQEFKKSKTLLTTYAGAVHEIAEGLLESDELDGQDVIDIIAKHDDLLASGRGPRVLPEYALMGAGGIGGPAPQLIAPNGSNGANGSNGSAEPAEADAADSEEGRDPPQ